The Oxyura jamaicensis isolate SHBP4307 breed ruddy duck chromosome 24, BPBGC_Ojam_1.0, whole genome shotgun sequence genome contains a region encoding:
- the CBL gene encoding E3 ubiquitin-protein ligase CBL: METLGENEYFRVFMENLMKKTKQTISLFKEGKERMYEENSQPRRNLTKLSLIFSHMLAELKGIFPSGLFQGDTFRITKADAAEFWRKAFGEKTIVPWKSFRQALHEVHPISSGLEAMALKSTIDLTCNDYISVFEFDIFTRLFQPWSSLLRNWNSLAVTHPGYMAFLTYDEVKARLQKFIHKPGSYIFRLSCTRLGQWAIGYVTADGNILQTIPHNKPLFQALIDGFREGFYLFPDGRNQNPDLTGLCEPTPQDHIKVTQEQYELYCEMGSTFQLCKICAENDKDVKIEPCGHLMCTSCLTAWQESEGQGCPFCRCEIKGTEPIVVDPFDPRGGGGLSRQGAEGTPSPNYDDDDDDRADDSLFMMKELAGTKVERPPSPFSVAPQATLPPVPPRLDLLQQRVSNPSGASSPGTSSKAAPGTLHKDKPLPIPPTLRDLPPPPPPDRPHSIGTEGRPQRRPLPCTPGDCPSRDKPPPVPSTRQGDPWPSRPIPKAPSAALSPGDHWTGRELSNRHSLPFSLPSQMDSRAESHRLGSTLSLDNQVSLSSGPPATSECEHPKIKPSSSANAIYSLAARPLPVPKLPPGEQSESDEDTEYMSPSSLPVVPPGPAVQKPEIKMPLEMTQSLRALECDQQADGCMYEAMYNIHSQAVSSAFETVNASDEGDLAAATASNGPEESENEEDGYDIPKPPLPVAIARRTLSDISNATPAFSRMSLENDPVTGFSDGSQVPERPPKPLPRRINSERKAGSCQPAAASSGTGASLQLSSEIENLMNQGYSYQDIQKALLIAHNNIEMAKNILREFVSISSPAHVAT; encoded by the exons ATGGAGACCTTGGGAGAGAACGAGTATTTCCGGGTGTTCATGGAGAACCTGATGAAGAAAACCAAGCAGACCATCAGCCTCTtcaaggaagggaaggagcgCATGTACGAGGAGAACTCTCAACCTAG GCGTAACCTGACCAAGTTATCCCTGATATTCAGCCACATGCTGGCGGAGCTCAAAGGTATTTTCCCCAGCGGCCTCTTCCAGGGGGACACGTTCCGGATCACCAAGGCAGACGCTGCAGAGTTTTGGAGGAAAGCTTTCGGGGAGAA GACTATCGTTCCCTGGAAGAGCTTCCGCCAAGCCTTGCATGAGGTGCACCCCATCAGCTCGGGGCTGGAAGCCATGGCCCTGAAGTCCACGATTGACTTGACGTGCAATGACTACATTTCAGTGTTTGAATTCGATATCTTCACGCGACTTTTCCAG CCATGGTCCTCTTTGCTCAGGAACTGGAATAGCCTCGCGGTGACTCACCCTGGTTATATGGCATTCCTAACCTATGATGAGGTGAAAGCCCGGCTTCAGAAATTCATTCACAAACCTGGCAG ttacattttccGGTTGAGCTGCACACGACTTGGTCAGTGGGCCATTGGCTACGTCACTGCAGATGGGAACATCCTTCAGACAATCCCCCACAACAAACCCCTTTTTCAAGCACTGATTGATGGCTTCAGGGAAGGCTT TTATTTATTTCCCGACGGCCGGAATCAGAATCCTGACTTGACTGGCTTGTGTGAGCCCACACCTCAGGACCACATTAAAGTTACGCAG GAACAATATGAATTGTATTGTGAGATGGGCTCCACGTTCCAGCTGTGTAAAATATGTGCTGAAAACGACAAGGATGTGAAGATTGAACCGTGCGGCCACCTGATGTGCACGTCCTGCCTCACTGCGTGGCAG GAATCAGAAGGCCAGGGCTGCCCTTTTTGCCGCTGTGAAATCAAAGGCACGGAACCGATTGTAGTAGACCCGTTTGACCCCAGAGGAGGGGGAGGATTATCACGGCAAGGGGCAGAAGGAACTCCCTCGCCCAACTATGATGATGACGACGACGACAGAGCCGATGATTCCCTCTTCATGATGAAAGAACTCGCCGGTACCAAA gttgAGCGtcctccttctcccttctcGGTAGCTCCACAGGCCACCCTCCCTCCCGTGCCGCCACGACTGGATCTTTTGCAGCAGCGAGTGTCCAACCCATCTGGGGCTTCCAGCCCTGGGACCTCTTCAAAG gctgctcctggcaccCTTCACAAAGATAAGCCTCTGCCAATCCCACCCACGCTCCGCGacctgccgccgccgccgcctccggaCAGACCCCACTCCATCGGGACCGAGGGTCGGCCTCAAAGACGGCCCCTGCCCTGCACGCCAGGGGACTGTCCTTCCAGAGACAAGCCACCCCCCGTGCCCTCCACCCGCCAGGGGGATCCGTGGCCCTCCCGGCCCATTCCGAAAGCCCCCTCCGCAGCTCTCAGCCCCGGTGACCACTGGACCGGGAGGGAACTGTCGAACAGGCACTCGCTTCCCTTCTCCTTGCCCTCTCAGATGGATTCCAGGGCTGAGAGCCATCGGCTTGGGAGCACGCTCAGCCTGGACAACCAAGTG agcttGAGCAGTGGTCCACCAGCAACCTCCGAGTGTGAGCACCCCAAAATCAAACCCTCCTCCTCTGCCAACGCTATCTACTCCTTAGCTGCCAG ACCACTGCCCGTACCAAAACTGCCTCCTGGGGAACAGTCTGAAAGCGATGAAGACACTGAATACATGTCACCGTCCTCTCTGCCGGTGGTGCCTCCAGGTCCTGCTGTACAAAAACCAGAGATCAAAATGCCTTTGGAAATGACTCAGAGTTTGCG AGCCCTGGAGTGCGACCAGCAGGCGGACGGCTGCATGTACGAAGCGATGTACAACATTCACTCCCAAGCTGTGTCCTCTGCTTTTGAGACCGTCAACGCTTCTG ATGAAGGGGATCTGGCTGCAGCCACTGCCAGCAACGGCCCCGAAGAGTCAGAAAACGAAGAAGATGGCTACGACATCCCCAAACCACCACTCCCAGTTGCTATTGCTCGGCGCACGCTGTCTGATATCTCCAACGCCACGCCTGCCTTCAGCCGAATGTCTTTGGAGAACGACCCTGTAACAG GTTTCTCGGATGGCTCTCAAGTTCCAGAAAGGCCGCCCAAGCCGCTGCCACGGCGAATAAATTCCGAGCGAAAAGCCGGGAGCTGCCAGccggctgcagccagcagcggGACCGGCGCGTCGCTGCAGCTCTCCAGCGAGATCGAGAACCTAATGAACCAAGGCTACTCATATCAGGACATTCAGAAAGCGCTGCTCATTGCACATAACAATATTGAAATGGCCAAGAATATTCTCCGGGAGTTTgtttccatctcctcccccGCGCACGTGGCCACATAG
- the MCAM gene encoding cell surface glycoprotein MUC18 yields MTQPFSPLPPGAALERGQELHYRPAGPGATRAAGRQRPRGSAGREAARSCPRDGAERPASGLGTEPGVPGWSRGCGGASVACLPLGAASGLEVSMPEVVEAESESTARIECSFSIPGNGSYSYIDWFYVDRSSRVKLLRVAGGEVLEEETSYKGRLAVGEDKALSISKVTLQDARTFVCQVGAGSQGVGENHTELHVYKVPETPEIEASSAGIPVHSSTTPQIAQCVSENSFPPANITWYKNGEQLQPEENKVKILATLTRKSSGLYTVSSSLFAVVTREDRSSLFHCAVHYWLRGQRRSKDSRRVNITVFYPTQHVELHIVPAPALVKEGDDVKLVCEADGNPAPVFSFYKKVPEEWQDVTSLADTSSGVLSLHGVNKSSSGLYRCQILDLDDMTQMEKDVELVVNYIEGVRVQMEPSSPLHEGDSVRLSCSAHSPVDLDFQWRDERGRKVAEGNQLLLRNLTFETSSNFSCRVVARSVPGLEQSKQVAVAVQGKPRIVAISSPLYVRQDEVVNLTCKAIAFPRPSVRWSINGTAHEYVENQHVASNLTVRVSHDLLRAGAMCRVSNALGVSEKHIQLLDEKTSESKGVIIVAIIVCILVVAVLGSVIYFLHKKGKIPCGRAGKQDITKPEARKDKNVVEVKSDKLAEEAGLLQGTNGERRPAADQSEKYIDLRN; encoded by the exons ATGACGCAGCCCTTCTCT CCATTACCTCCTGGAGCCGCCCTGGAGCGTGGCCAGGAGCTCCATTACCGGCCTGCGGGTCCCGGTGCCACCCGTGCTGCGGGCAGGCAGCGCCCGCGCGGCTCCGCGGGCAGAGAGGCGGCGAGGAGCTGCCCTCGGGACGGAGCCGAGCGTCCTGCTTCTGGGCTGGGCACGGAGCCGGGGGTCCCGGGGTGGTCTCGGGGATGCGGCGGTGCCAGCGTGGCGTGCCTGCCCCTAGGTGCAGCCAGCGGCCTGGAGGTCTCCATGCCGGAGGTGGTCGAAGCGGAGAGCGAGTCCACGGCCAGGATCGAGTGCAGCTTCTCCATCCCGGGGAACGGCTCCTACAGCTACATCGACTGGTTCTAC GTGGATCGCAGCAGCCGGGTGAAGCTGCTGCGCGTCGCGGGCGGcgaggtgctggaggaggagacGAGCTACAAGGGGCGGCTGGCGGTGGGCGAGGACAAGGCCCTGTCCATCAGCAAGGTGACCCTGCAGGACGCCAGGACCTTCGTGTGCCAGGTCGGGGCGGGCAGCCAGGGCGTGGGCGAGAACCACACCGAGCTCCACGTCTACA AGGTCCCCGAGACCCCTGAGATCGAGGCCAGCTCCGCCGGCATCCCCgtgcacagcagcaccacccCGCAG ATCGCCCAGTGCGTGAGCGAGAACAGCTTCCCACCGGCCAACATCACCTGGTACAAGAAcggggagcagctgcagcccgaGGAGAACA AGGTGAAGATCCTGGCCACGCTGACCCGCAAGTCGAGCGGGCTGTACACGGTGAGCAGCAGCCTCTTCGCCGTGGTCACGCGGGAGGACCGCAGCTCCTTGTTCCACTGCGCCGTGCACTACTGGCTGCGGGGACAGAGGCGCTCCAAGGATTCCCGGCGGGTCAACATCACCGTCTTCT acCCCACGCAGCACGTGGAGCTGCACATCGTGCCCGCGCCGGCGCTGGTGAAGGAGGGCGACGACGTGAAGCTGGTGTGCGAGGCCGACGGCAACCCGGCGCCCGTCTTCAGCTTCTACAAGAAAGTG CCGGAGGAGTGGCAGGACGTGACGTCCCTGGCCGACACCAGCAGCGGGGTGCTGAGCCTGCACGGCGTCAACAAGAGCAGCAGCGGCCTGTACAGGTGCCAGATCCTGGACCTGGATGACATGACGCAGATGGAGAAGGACGTGGAGCTCGTCGTGAACT acatCGAAGGGGTCCGCGTGCAGATGGAGCCCTCCTCGCCCCTGCACGAAGGGGACAGCgtgaggctgagctgcagcGCCCACAGCCCCGTGGACCTGGACTTCCAGTGGAGGGACGAGAGG GGCAGGAAGGTGGCGGAGGGGAACCAGCTCCTCCTGAGGAACCTCACCTTCGAAACCTCCAGCAACTTCAGCTGCCGGGTGGTCGCTCGCAGCGTgccggggctggagcagagcaagCAGGTGGCCGTGGCCGTTCAGG GGAAGCCGCGCATCGTGGCCATCAGCTCCCCGCTGTACGTGCGGCAGGACGAGGTGGTGAACCTCACCTGCAAGGCCATCGCCTTCCCCCGGCCCTCCGTCCGCTGGAGCATCAACGGGACG GCCCACGAGTACGTGGAGAACCAGCACGTCGCCAGCAACCTGACGGTGCGCGTGAGCCACGACCTGCTGCGGGCGGGGGCCATGTGCAGGGTGTCCAACGCGCTGGGGGTCAGCGAGAAGCACATCCAGCTGCTGG ATGAAAAGACCTCGGAGAGCAAAGGCGTGATCATCGTGGCCATCATCGTCTGCATCCTGGTGGTGGCCGTGCTGGGCTCCGTCATCTACTTCTTGCACAAGAAAGGCAAGATCCCCTGTGGCCGCGCCGGCAAGCAGGACAT CACAAAGCCAGAGGCACGTAAAGACAAGAATGTAGTTGAAGTTAAGTCAGATAAACTCGCCGAAGAGGCCGGGCTCCTGCAGGGCACTAACGGCGAGAGGAGACCTGCCGCTGACCAG agCGAGAAATACATCGATCTGAGGAACTAG